In one window of Serinus canaria isolate serCan28SL12 chromosome 18, serCan2020, whole genome shotgun sequence DNA:
- the MFSD11 gene encoding UNC93-like protein MFSD11, whose protein sequence is MSPEGKKLFNIIILGVSFMFIFTAFQSCGNIAQTVITNLNNTDFHGSGYTSMSIIYGVLSASNLISPSLVAIVGPQFSMVVSGVFYSLYIAVFIQPATWAFYTASVLIGIAAAVLWTAQGNCLTENSDENTIGRNSGIFWALLQFSLIFGNLYIYLAWQGKTHISESDRRTVFIALTVISLVGTVLFFLIRKQEDTKAPGDDDSTNEILGESSSARNKMMRAVAAFKKSITLSFTKEMLLLSVTTAYTGLVLTFFSGVYGTCIGAVNRFGSEEKSLIGLSGIFIGIGEILGGGIFGLLSKKSRSGRNPVVMLGILVHFIAFYLIFFNMPNDAPIAPMEGTDQVAYMIPSKEVAMLCSFLLGLGDSCFNTQLLSILGFLYSEDSAPAFAIFKFVQSICAAVAYFYSNYFLLQWQLLIMVLVGFFGTITFFTVEWGAAAALAARGSDYSSI, encoded by the exons atgtctccagaaggaaaaaagcttttcaacaTCATTATTTTGGGAGTCTCATTTATGTTTATATTCACTGCTTTCCAATCCTGTGGAAATATCGCG CAAACTGTTATCACGAATTTAAACAACACAGACTTCCATGGCAGTGGCTACACAAG cATGTCCATTATTTATGGAGTATTGTCTGCATCAAATCTTATATCACCTTCACTGGTTGCAATAGTGGGACCTCAATTCTCCATGGTTGTTAGTGGTGTGTTTTATAG CCTGTACATTGCAGTCTTCATCCAGCCAGCTACATGGGCTTTCTACACTGCCTCTGTGCTTATTGGCATTGCAGCTGCTG TCCtctggacagcccagggaaaTTGCTTGACTGAAAATTCTGATGAAAACACCATTGGAAGGAACAGTGGAATATTTTGGGCACTCCTACAGTTCAG CTTGATTTTTGGAAATCTGTATATATACTTGGCTTGGCAAGGAAAAACTCACATATCAG aGAGCGATCGCAGAACTGTCTTCATTGCTCTGACTGTTATCAGTCTTGTGGGCACAGTTCTGTTCTTTCTGATTAGGAAACAAGAGGACACAAAAGCTCCAGGGGATGATGATTCCACTAATGAAATCCTGGGGGAGAGCTC GTCTGCACGAAACAAAATGATGAGAGCAGTGGCTGCCTTCA aGAAATCTATTACACTGAGCTTCACCAAAGAGATGCTGCTTCTCAGTGTTACCACAGCCTACACAG GTTTGGTGTTGACATTCTTTTCTGGAGTCTATGGAACGTGCATTGGTGCTGTGAATAGGTTTGGCAGTGAAGAGAAAAGCCTGATTGGTCTCTCTGGTATTTTTATTGGTATTGGAGAAATCTTGG GGGGAGGAATCTTTGGCTTGCTGAGCAAGAAGAGTCGCTCTGGCAGGAACCCAGTGGTGATGCTGGGCATCCTTGTCCACTTCATAGccttttatttaatctttttcaaCATGCCAAATGATGCCCCCATTGCTCCTATGGAAGGAACAGATCAAGTTGCTTATATGATTCCAAG CAAAGAGGTGGCCatgctctgcagcttcctgctggggctgggggacagctgCTTCAacacccagctcctcagcatTTTGGGATTCCTGTATTCAGAGGACAGTGCTCCTGCCTTTGCCATCTTTAAGTTTGTTCAG tCCATCTGTGCTGCAGTTGCCTATTTCTACAGCAACtatttcctgctgcagtggcagctccTGATCATGGTGCTGGTGGGCTTCTTTGGAACAATCACCTTCTTCACTGTggagtggggagcagcagcagccctggctgcccgTGGCTCAGACTACAGCAGCATCTGA